A single genomic interval of Schistocerca americana isolate TAMUIC-IGC-003095 chromosome 2, iqSchAmer2.1, whole genome shotgun sequence harbors:
- the LOC124593955 gene encoding SKI/DACH domain-containing protein 1-like, producing the protein MKASQESVILPEVGCLLRRALLRSTNLFAVDAPQAVEEAESCAATAVFRELQRRPVEAVRGRRAGGRGRPGAAAALAAAAAAAARGGAHALRDAAHTGVAVAERGGTAAHRGLPAARPHDGAAATVAPAPPPAPRPRLVLHHPQEALLAPTVAARSSSCSHHHHHHHHHHHNCSPMQALPHSTDKPLYARRHVTIPSSCGPV; encoded by the exons ATGAAAGCATCGCAGGAATCAGTTATTCTTCCCGAAGTTGGCTGCCTGCTCCGCCGTGCTCTACTGCGCAGTACTAACCTGTTCGCTGTCGACGCGCCGCAGGCTGTGGAGGAGGCGGAGTCGTGCGCGGCCACGGCGGTGTTCCGCGAGCTGCAGC GCCGGCCAGTGGAAGCTGTGCGGGGGCGGCGCGCCGGGGGCCGAGGGCGACCAGGAGCGGCAGCCgccctcgcagcagcagcagctgctgctgcacgAGGTGGCGCTCATGCACTGCGAGACGCAGCGCACACAG GCGTTGCTGTTGCGGAGCGAGGAGGCACTGCAGCGCATCGCGGACTCCCTGCCGCCCGCCCCCACGATGGTGCGGCTGCCACCGTCGCCCCCGCTCCGCCGCCGGCGCCTCGGCCTCGACTGGTTCTCCACCATCCTCAAGAGGCGCTTCTTGCGCCGACAGTAGCGGCCCGGAGTAGCAGCtgcagccaccaccaccaccaccaccaccaccaccaccacaactgtTCACCTATGCAGGCGCTCCCTCACAGCACTGACAAACCACTTTACGCGAGAAGACACGTCACTATTCCATCAAGTTGTGGCCCCGTTTAG